The Paraburkholderia sp. SOS3 genome includes a region encoding these proteins:
- a CDS encoding glycosyltransferase family 61 protein yields MLSLTHIVDREYYLERYPDVATQNMDPVEHYFFHGVREGRSPNRLYGSIKRRAGRSLLKTIGSALKFDEEFYRTRYPDVSSAGIDPLVHYVRFGFLENRQPNQSASSGMTTRTMVAAALASLTGRQSNVWPKVRRDYFFWSAKRGCSLATDVLAMFERRLSMRQSRTTFVRALPVANVVEAKFDWASVRAIEPAKLYSFFEPEIFGEETARVLRTVEVPSKWIVSMSDATVVGGFQVVAHDHLVLYEPAGNPHNDFVAGSWPFVTGIRNRPAAAVWYEYDNRETIPEGILLSGRCSPNYYHWLIEYLARIYSVLPVSELRNVPLIVDGAMFPQELESLWAICPNWPIFPLRRGTLLQVSRLHIPSIPTFLPDTLEIPFWQGSALCTSTLSYLRETIFARYGIERVEPSRKIFLSRRGARSIINSEEVEALLEEHGFECVDTATLAFEEQVRLFAESKMIVGPLGAAFTNLIFCMAGCRVLGLATPFGKRFCIQANLAGFAGCDYKIVAGEHPMYKPGDEHTLRDVELMHLSFSVNIETLGAALLSWE; encoded by the coding sequence GTGCTGTCGCTAACGCACATCGTCGATCGAGAATATTATCTCGAACGTTATCCGGATGTCGCCACACAGAACATGGACCCCGTAGAACATTATTTTTTTCATGGCGTACGCGAAGGCAGATCGCCGAATCGGCTTTATGGATCAATAAAACGACGGGCGGGCAGATCTCTACTTAAAACGATCGGCTCTGCATTAAAATTCGACGAGGAGTTTTATCGAACGCGGTATCCGGATGTCTCCTCTGCAGGAATTGACCCGCTCGTCCATTACGTTCGCTTCGGTTTCCTGGAGAATCGCCAGCCAAATCAATCCGCGTCAAGCGGGATGACGACGCGCACCATGGTCGCCGCCGCCCTCGCGAGCCTCACTGGCCGCCAGTCCAACGTCTGGCCAAAGGTCCGACGCGACTATTTCTTCTGGTCTGCCAAGAGAGGCTGTTCGCTCGCCACCGATGTTTTGGCGATGTTTGAACGGCGCCTGTCGATGCGTCAAAGCAGGACGACTTTCGTGCGAGCGCTTCCTGTCGCAAATGTCGTCGAAGCAAAGTTCGATTGGGCGTCGGTCAGAGCGATCGAACCGGCCAAACTTTACTCGTTTTTCGAGCCCGAGATTTTCGGCGAGGAGACGGCTCGCGTGCTTCGGACTGTCGAAGTGCCGAGCAAATGGATCGTATCCATGTCCGACGCGACGGTCGTCGGCGGCTTTCAGGTCGTCGCGCACGATCATCTGGTTCTGTACGAACCAGCGGGCAACCCCCATAACGATTTCGTCGCGGGAAGCTGGCCGTTCGTTACAGGAATCAGGAACAGGCCAGCGGCAGCCGTCTGGTATGAGTATGACAACCGCGAGACGATTCCAGAAGGCATTCTGCTTAGCGGGCGATGCAGTCCGAACTACTATCATTGGTTGATCGAATATCTCGCCAGAATTTATTCGGTTCTGCCCGTCAGCGAATTGCGTAACGTGCCGCTAATCGTCGATGGCGCGATGTTTCCACAGGAACTCGAATCGTTATGGGCGATTTGCCCAAACTGGCCGATTTTTCCTCTTCGACGAGGAACGCTGCTCCAAGTCTCGCGACTTCACATCCCATCGATTCCTACCTTCTTGCCAGACACGCTCGAAATACCCTTCTGGCAAGGCAGCGCTCTTTGCACGTCGACGCTGTCGTATCTGCGTGAGACGATTTTCGCGAGATATGGCATCGAGCGCGTCGAACCTTCCCGGAAGATTTTTCTCTCGCGCCGAGGTGCTCGCAGCATCATCAACAGCGAGGAAGTCGAAGCACTGCTGGAAGAGCACGGATTTGAATGTGTCGATACGGCGACGCTGGCATTCGAAGAGCAAGTTCGACTCTTCGCGGAATCGAAAATGATTGTCGGGCCCTTAGGGGCAGCATTTACGAATCTGATCTTCTGCATGGCTGGTTGCAGGGTCCTTGGACTCGCGACCCCGTTCGGAAAGCGATTCTGCATACAGGCGAATCTTGCCGGTTTCGCGGGATGCGACTACAAGATAGTTGCCGGCGAGCATCCGATGTACAAGCCGGGTGACGAGCACACGCTGCGTGACGTCGAACTGATGCATTTGAGCTTCAGCGTGAATATCGAGACGCTCGGAGCCGCGCTACTGTCTTGGGAGTGA
- a CDS encoding GNAT family N-acetyltransferase encodes MNRDSPAAPIVGRSIRLRYAEPADAEFILSLRLDERRNRFISKTTTEIERQAAWLATYKEREQAGTEHYFVIELLDHTPVGTVRIYDYQDDSFCWGSWLIKPDAPGQVAIESALNIYEFAFYSLGFNKSHFDVRRDNERVVAFHLRFGARIISSDEQDHFFDYRREMYEEIRARYRKFLPDQN; translated from the coding sequence ATGAACCGCGACTCACCCGCTGCGCCAATCGTTGGCAGAAGCATTCGCCTCAGATATGCGGAACCGGCTGACGCAGAATTCATTCTTTCATTACGCCTCGACGAGCGGCGAAATCGCTTTATCTCAAAAACAACGACGGAAATCGAGAGGCAGGCGGCGTGGCTTGCGACGTATAAAGAACGCGAGCAAGCCGGCACTGAACATTATTTTGTGATCGAACTCCTCGATCACACACCCGTTGGCACGGTCCGTATATACGATTATCAAGACGATTCGTTTTGCTGGGGCAGCTGGTTGATTAAACCGGATGCACCGGGGCAGGTCGCAATCGAATCGGCGCTCAACATTTACGAATTTGCCTTTTATTCGCTCGGCTTCAATAAATCCCACTTTGACGTCCGGCGAGATAACGAGCGTGTCGTTGCGTTTCATCTGCGTTTTGGTGCGCGCATCATATCGTCTGACGAGCAAGACCACTTCTTTGATTACAGGAGGGAAATGTACGAGGAAATCAGAGCGAGGTACCGCAAATTCCTTCCGGATCAGAACTAG
- a CDS encoding sugar 3,4-ketoisomerase: protein MISISDCQLLEFSRIFDPRGSLTPIEGGTQIPFDIQRIYYIYDVPAGASRAGHSHRELQQVLIAISGSFDVHVDDGEQRKTYHMNRPYLGLYVPKMIWREIDNFSAGSVCVSLASAHYAESDYYRQYDDFLRAVRSDA, encoded by the coding sequence ATGATCAGCATCAGCGACTGCCAACTACTGGAATTTTCCCGAATTTTTGATCCACGAGGTTCGCTGACTCCGATCGAAGGCGGTACGCAAATCCCCTTCGATATTCAGCGTATTTACTATATATACGACGTTCCCGCGGGCGCCAGCCGCGCGGGCCATAGCCATCGGGAGTTGCAACAGGTACTGATCGCAATTTCCGGAAGTTTTGATGTGCACGTCGATGATGGCGAGCAGCGGAAGACGTATCACATGAATCGTCCGTATCTCGGTTTGTATGTCCCCAAAATGATCTGGCGTGAAATCGATAATTTCTCGGCCGGTTCAGTGTGTGTTTCGCTTGCTTCGGCGCACTATGCCGAATCGGATTACTACCGTCAGTATGACGACTTTCTTCGTGCTGTAAGGAGCGACGCATGA